Part of the Solanum pennellii chromosome 10, SPENNV200 genome is shown below.
AacatagacctttctttttcacaccAATTGATCTTTTCTGgtaataatgtgttggccctggtctctCCTTAGACATGTGCACCCCATCTTATGcaaaaagcataagttgagggtggctaatgcagtaaacagcCTTTTtgtggccctgacccaattttgggtattgtgtactttgactcatggcaaacccatgagttgagggtggctatgaTAAGGAATGCGctagaaagtggggttgaatgaacaaagagagagaaagaacaaaagtaaagtgactctaGCACCTattgaaaaaaaagtgaaacaaaaaaatatagtaaatacaagcaagaaaagaagagagtcacttacacaaatgaagaaagaagggaaaatagcaaggtgaaagaatatgagaaattgggtgaaataaaatgatacaaagtggtatgtttagccgacatgtcaaggagggcaaaaagtcactaatgTATGTCTatatataccctacctgaccctgagtcAATGTTACAAgataagaaagtcctatcgtgatcctaagagatgtatggcgaacttaaagaagtgaaaataagggcaagtttatggcaatatgtatgaatgagttgtgaatttgttgtgagagtgagtgttgaaaagtaatcctcatgctcaaactgaaatcattgtgtgaaaaatgaggatgttgtgttgaagtgaggacactacttgcaataccggaaatattagcacctccgtgagaaattaaagaggataggtgttagtgtgtggtgagtctgtgtcatggtttgattccacataattcaatcctaatagtgataacatgcataaatatgatgagactgatcgggattgatagccaaatgattgcgaaagctaaaatatggatgctattgtacaaagattgtgtagtgagtcatagtgcgccgcttgaggacaaacaattaATTTAAGTTAAGGGTGTTGATAtgtcgtggtttcacggtatttttaatgctttttccttaagtttagtgtgtgtccaaaagcctttttgtattgatttttatgtaagtttctttttatttgcaggaaatctctCCAAAGATGAAAGCGGAAGTTTTTGAACAAGAAATGTAggaaagttaccacctacggagtttatgacggtccgtcaagcttgcgacggtccgtaggtggcaacatAGTGATGCAGCTGAAGggagatggggaagtctgacaaagtgtgggattacggaagttcATGACGAACAATCATAgccacgacagtccgtcctgaTGGTTCGTCGCattgatcagagagtagtcccagtacccaatttccaagaagtttaaatgTTATGGAACGTAGacccttgacggaccgtcgtgcttggaatggtctgtcatacctgccgttgagggtaatgagaagaacaacagaagaatttgtgaagtatgggacaacggaggccatgacggtccgtcgtggggtccatccacccagccgcgttttgacaaattttaaataattagagtccttcttttaataggtttttgttttttataagtAGTTccaaaaacctcattttttgggttagactcttttttggttagactctttgttagtaaactctttgatattagactttttgattgttacactttttctggaattgattgtttgtgatttttttgattaatcaagtgaatttctagattttattctttctcatcaaattaagtgcatgaattcttctattaaatatatgaatattgtgattatgagtatgggtaactaaactccataactaggattCTGTGAACCATGGGTGAacaatgaggtaaaatctaactaaattaatttcCAGAATAAAGTCTTGCCTGTTtagataattctttcgtttagaagtctttttaacgaatggccaacgttagaacaaCCCTTAATGCTACTTcctggaccaaggaggtagctaataggaaaagaattattcaCATAGAAATAATAGTCTAGtgtgattggtacgaggtaacaagttagtcaaatatcgaatacaaatCTTAATATGATGTAAAGGTAAGGGATAGTATAGtcacacacgtagccggaccaaggtgcaaagtgaaattttttagatgctggaccaaggatttagaactatataacttatcactttgcatgcacgatactagaaaagaattgttatagttagaattatcaatataataacttgggggggaacacttaaaccctaattacttttgttaattgattaaactccaagatttgtatcttttagttgtttactttaatttagttagttattttcattactttagaaataaacccccccccccttttattgtcttttgttttctaagaaaataattggctaaataatagtaataatagattaaagttatgtctgaactattttcctcgtgggaacgatcccaacctcattagttgggttctttacttgctACGACCGCTTTACTACTAATTTGAGAAGTATGTTTGACCGTACCAGCCCTCGAATAACCTGGTGAATCATAGCGGCCACGTTATCACAGCTTGTGCCCGCAGGTACATACGTATCATCGAGAGCCTTCATCAAAGCCTGCTAGTGCGATTGAGAACTCATCAGCCGTGCCCATACGGAGATCTGGGTTGGagtcttctccaaatgcttgatgatagactaatcTTCCGGCTGCATTCTTCTCCAAAATTCCTCCGCTTCTCCTTTGCTTATTGGCCTATTAGCCTAATCCTTCTTTTGACCTCCGAGTGCAAGATCATCAGGAGTGTAACATCTTTCGGATCTGGTCATGCCTTGAGCAGCAACAGTTTCAATAACAAACTTAGGCTTGATGAGAGTTTTTGATGGCACCAAAGCAACAACCTTTGCGGGTGTCAAAATAACGAACTCTTTCTTATCCTTAATGCTTAAAAAAGCTACAGCCTTTTCCAAATCATTGTGAACGATGGGAGTAATCATTTTCAATCCACACCAGTTATCGTGTGTCTCGATCATATTGACTTTGTCGCCCATATGATTTGGCAACGGGTTGGTATAGACATTTGGTGCCGCTGGTTGTAGAGAGACTACCTCTTGGTCAATCTAATCCTGAATTTTGTTcttgaggttgatacaatcCTCAGTATCATGCCCAAAACTATTGGATTGATAAGCACATCTCTGATCGGGTATGTAGAATTTTTAATTGACATCCACGGGTTTGAGCCCCACTGGGTGGATGTATCCGGCCGCATCAGCCAGTTGCTCGTACAGCTTTGTTTGGCTTTCAGCGAGCGCAGTGAAGTTCCTTGAATGATTCTTCATGAATCTGGATCGGGGGGGGGGGTTCATAACTGCCTTGTTGAGGAGGAGGCACCTATTGATAACTTCTCGTATTTTGACGGGGAGCTTGGCTTCTAGGATATGGATTTGTTTGGTAATTTTGCAATGGAGCTTGGTCATTCGGAGGTGAATTTTTGTATagtggagcttggacttgataaaCAGGAGGGGGTGCTCGATAGCTCGACTGTACGTTAGCGATGTTGGGAGCAACACCCTAGTAGGGAGATGGAATTTGGTAAGGTGGAGGATGATTTGGGTAAATGGGAGATGGATTTTGGTAATTCGGGGTGGACTTTGGTATAGCGGAACTTGGACGTTTGGATAAGTGGCGGTAGCATTCTGATAAATTACAGGGTTATTGGGACTACTAGATTGGATGTAGCAAGCTTGGTAGGACTTTTGGGAAGGCTGGGAACGACCTTGGGAATATGACGAGCTCCTGGGGGTTTTCCTTCCCCCATATGAAACAGCAGCGATTTCCTCTCTTTTCTTTGTTAATAACCCTGAAGATCCAGGTTGTGAGGCTACACGGGCTATCTTTCCTGATATTAAACCGTcctcgatagtctcaccaatcTTGATTATCTCGGTAAATTTTGCTCCAATAAGCAACATAATTCTATAATAATATTCAGGCTCTTGCACGCGCACGAATACTTCAACGATTTCTTTCTCATACATTGGTGGTCTCACCCTTGCCACTTCTTTTCTCCACCTGTAGGCGAACTCCCTATAGCTCTCGGTTGatttttgcttcatcttctccatAGAGTATCGGTCTGGCACAATTTCTACGTTGTAAGCAAATCGATCGATAAAATCTTTGGCCAATGCATCCCAGAAGGGCCATTGCGTGGTTTCATGCGATGTGAACCATTCAAGAGCTTCTCCGTACAGGCTGCATTAATAAAGCTTCATCCCTTCCAACTCCCACAAGCTTGTCACAGAAGGCTCTCAAATGAGAAATATGGTTTCCCACTCCTCCGAAGGTGTCAAACTTTGGGATCTTGAACCCTTCTAGAAGGTTCAAATTTGGATAAATACATAAGTCTTCATAACTAAGCCCGGCGATATCAAGGATGCACTGGAGCTCCTTCATGGCCTTCttgatctcttcttttatgTCGACCTTTACCTCTTCTTTTGCCCTCTGCTCCTTTTCCTTTTCCTCGTAATGATCCAGCTTAGAATCGTGCACATAATGCTCGACAGGAGGGGATTTGGAAAGTGGCTCTTTTTTGTAAGGGTGGAGCTACAGAGGGAATCTGAGCATTTTGAGAGGTTTGATAATTCTATGGGTACGTCTGAGGATTAGTATTCAGATTTAAGTGGTGGTGGGGTGTTTGGGGGTTAaaagtattttggttttgattttgcgGTGGAAAAGCAGTTTGATGGTGCGTATTTTGAGCATTGGGTGGCATTTGGggatggttgttttgaggaGGAGGTGGAGTTTAGTTGGATGCGGAAGcatattggggattttgggtAGTCAGATATATATAACTGACAGATTCTTAGCAGGTGTAGATGGTTGGTTTTGAGCTGGATCCATATTTGAGGAAGGGAAGTAGATTGGAGGCCTTCCATCAGCAGCGTTAACATCAAATCCTGGTGGAAGTAGATCCTGTCTCCTTTGCATTTCTACTCTCATCTATGCAATCTGTTGCATCAGCTGTAGAATCTACTCATTCTGGTACGCTATGGTTGGTTGAGCCAGCACAACATCAGAATGACTCACTTCTTCGTTATTATCCCTCATAACAATATTTCCTTTGTCTGAGCTTTGTTTAGGGAAGGAATCTGCGGGACCTTTTGATCTGGTGAAATATGGATTATATGCAAGATTTTTATCGACACAGATCAGATTCAAAGTTTGTGAAAAGGAAAACAACTCAATGGCAGATTTGTCAGTGCAAATTAAgagtacaaaatgcataatattaCATAAAGAGCAGATAAAAACACAAGTttctttgtttgaggatatcttcaacCCACGAGTGAGGACGGAAACACATTTTAATAAGTAGGAGTTTTCTTGTTTTAGTTTGACGTTGTCTCGGAAAGGGTAAATCACGTTGAGTTAGTCTTCTTGCTGCTGCTCTTTGACGTCCGTTGATTTGGTCTACGTATCTTCTCGTAACATgaaggggagaatgaaaattGTTAAAGATAGGGGCCAAGCCTGGGAAGGCTGCCTACctatctcacaaggagaattcagaCCTAACGTAGTTCGAGTAcaagataaaacattttcaCTCAATCGTTCATAACGATTACAAGGGAATTTAAAGGCAACAATAAAGCTTTTAAAAGATGAAATGATGAAGACACGTTAGTCATTTCCATTCTTGTTGCTGCATTAGTCTCCTCCTTTTAGACGACTAACGAATGGAGGCTTGTAGATAATTTTCTCATCGTCGTCTTCCTCAGTTGCTTCTGGGTGAGCATTGTCGGGACCACTACTGGACCGTTGCTCGTAGACGGGGTATTTTTCTCCCATTTTTTGAAGTTTATCAGTCATGATGCTATGGAAggctttgttcttcttccttAGTGCATCCATCCTTTCCCTCATGGAAGTGAATTCTTCCATCTCCATTGTAAGCTCCTTATCAAGTGACATGCTTTTATCTAACAGAGCGGCTGTCTCCGATTCtatcctcgcctctctcgcttctcTTTGTTGCACTTTCAACCGAAGTATGTCCAACTTCCCTGGCAAGTCTTCTGTCTCCATAtcaacatctttctttctcttcatcttTGATGCCATATCCTCATCCACCGTCACGGTTGCAGCATTGTAGATTGTGGTGGCCATGTCGACTCTGAGCCCTTCCTCCTTAGCTTCTTGAATTTTCCGAGTTATCTGTTCTATCTTCCTTTGTAGTTCTTCTCCATTAAGTTTAATCTGGATGTTCTTACCTTTGTCCATAGCAGTAATCTTGCATTTCATGAGACGGTAGAATGAATGTTTTAGGATTTGTTGTATAGGAGGTGtgttttgagtgagaaacttcaGACTTGGAATTTTCGGTCGGACATTTTGTAATAGTGACTTTTGTATATTCTTTTTTGGAAAATTCTACATAGGAGTGAATTTACGATATTctcattcatagcaacataacacataagcagaTAAACACAAATATCTCGTCCTAAACATGCTTGTGACCCTTTTATGACAAGGGTAGGTCTAACGaattgaaggatgtatatgCTTTTTAAACCTTATTTATTATCCCCAAAAGACTTCATTAATAGCATTCAAAATGtcttataaacataaaataatgaaatagtgttgaaaataaattacaaaacaaaGTACAAATAAAACAGTCCCACGCAGGGGATGGTAAATAAAATTCAAGCCTCCTCTTATCCTTCATCAAGTCTGGTCCTCTTGGTGATGTTGACCTCTTCCCACATAGCATATATGTTCGCCCTGAGACGATCTCTCTCCAATCGAGCTCCTTCTTGATGTCTTAACCCCTCTATCGACTGAATTTGGTGTTCCATGCTATCATCTAACTGTGCCATGACCTGTCTGGCTCTTCGTAGTTCTTGTTTCAATCGAGCTACGACTTTGGCATTTTCTGAGTGACGACGTTGATGCTCTAATTCATTCCTATCAAACTTATCTTGATGTCGGTGAAGTTGGACTTGATGATTGGCTCCAACATCTGCAATAATGATAGGAAAGTTTGGACCATGCTCAATAGTTCCAGCGAGACTCTTTTTCAACCATTCTTTGTACTCCCTTAAACATTCTTGAAAAAACCTGTTTGGTACAGGTTCACCCAAAACTCTTCGAGATCTCCACATCCTACACATGTCTTCAGCAAACGCAACTCGTCCATTCTCGTGGTCAGTTGCATATTTCCTCATATCTGCAATCTGTGGCAAATCTTGTTTCCCTCCTAGTTGTCTCAAAACTCGAACGGGAGCATATGGTCCAGTCCCTCTTAACCCACCAAATACCAAATAAGGGACCTTTTCTGTTCGAACCACCATACTCTTAGTTACCACCAAACTATCTATTGACCATTATACGTTTTCATCTCTCAGCCCTCGAAGCTTCGAATACACAAAAATCTCTCCTCCAATCTTATTGCAACGATTGTGATACAACCACCAATCATGACCGTGTAGCTCATCTGACCACCTTAGGGGATCTGGCTCTTTTGGATTATGAGTCTTGATCAAATGTCGCATCATCCACAAATGTTGTATAAGATTACACACTTGAAAAAAGCATTCTCCGCTCTGAAATTTGTCTAACGCCCTATAGATATCGGCCAGAATCATAGGTCCTAAAGTGTAGTACTTTGTTAATGTTTTATAATCAACTTCATAGAAGATGGAATGAGAGACCATAAACACACTAGGATGAATAGTGTATTTTGGCCCTTGAGGGAAAACAATCGTTCCTAGCAAACATATTGCAAATGTGAGGGGACACATCTCattccatttttcttttgaaaggaACTCGTATTTATATTTCTCATAAGCCCTTTCACACCCGAACCGATAATGTAATTCTCTGAAGGGTATATTTGGGCCAGGGAGCTTGTTCATCCATTCAGCTTTAACCAATGAGAACTTTTCTCTAATTTTGGCAAAATCCCATATTATGGGATATAAGAGATCTGTATTTGGATGTCGTTTCCTTTTGTTGCACATGGCGACACTTTCATAGCTGATAAGAACTTTTTGTATAGTTGGCGTCAACTCCACTTCCCCGAACCAAAAGACCATGTTCTCACTATCCCAGAATTTCACCATCGTCCCAATTAGGCCAGGCCAAGCATTCATCTCTAGCAGCGACTGAAGGTAACCTATGCGTTTCTGAACGATCATTTTATCATCGTTGTTCATGAACCTCCACCAAACTTTGAGGAAGGGATCGGGGATAGTAACCATTCTTGTTTTCAAAGGCTTGTGTGTCAGATTCAACCTACAAAAATAGcaataaaatattagtcaacCCCCCACCCTGTAGAGAAAAAATTGTTTCAAAATGCATATATATCCTTTAATCAACACGTAAGCATGATTGTCTTTTTATAGAAATTTGGTCCAAGTAGACACAAGGTGTGcttctaatgggcccaacacgCCTTGGGAGTGGGGTCATCTTAGTTCAAATGCTCCTAAATTCGGAATTCGGCTCAGCTCTACGCTAGTTTACTAGGAGTAGCTTTTGAAAGGGCCAGGAACCCAAAAAGACAATTTGAGCTGGAAGTCGCGACAACCATTGGACAAATAACGAACCAATAAATTGTCGCTAATTTCGAAAGAGGGTGAGTATAAAAAAGTCCGAGTGTGGTTCCACAAACCTTCCTTTAAtatactatacatatatataagaagagccatgaaatgcaatgacaatttatgaaaatttaaaaatattcagCACAAACATCATTTTAACAACTTACAACAATTAGTCAAACAGTCAAATCTCATGGTTAGAAATTAATAAGTCCCCAGCAGAGTCACAATTTctgttttcattaaaatatatatatatatatatatatatatatatatatatatatatatatatatatatatatatatatatatatatatatatatatatatatatatatatatatatatatatatatatatatatatatatatatatatatatatatatatatatatatatatatatatatatatatatatatatatatatatatatatatatatatatatatatatatatatatatatatatatatatatatatatatatatatatatatatatatatatatatatatatatatatatatatatatatatatatatatatatatatatatatatatatatatatatatatatatatatatatatatatatatatatatatatatatatatatatatatatatatatatatatatatatatatatatatatatatatatatatatatatatatatatatatatatatatatatatatatatatatatatatatatatatatatatatatatatatatatatatatatatatatatatatatatatatatatatatatatatatatatatatatatatatatatatatatatatatatatatatatatatatatatatatatatatatatatatatatatatatatatatatatatatatatatatatatatatatatatatatatatatatatatatatatatatatatatatatatatatatatatatatatatatatatatatatatatatatatatatatatatatatatatatatatatatatatatatatatatatatatatatatatatatatatatatatatatatatatatatatatatatatatatatatatatatatatatatatatatatatatatatatatatatatatatatatatatatatatatatatatatatatatatatatatatatatatatatatatatatatatatatatatatatatatatatatatatatatatatatatatatatatatatatatatatatatatatatatatatatatatatatatatatatatatatatatatatatatatatatatatatatatatatatatatatatatatatatatatatatatatatatatatatatatatatatatatatatatatatatatatatatatatatatatatatatatatatatatatatatatatatatatatatatatatatatatatatatatatatatatatatatatatatatatatatatatatatatatatatatatatatatatatatatatatatatatatatatatatatatatatatatatatatatatatatatatatatatatatatatatatatatatatatatatatatatatatatatatatatatatatatatatatatatatatatatatatatatatatatatatatatatatatatatatatatatatatatatatatatatatatatatatatatatatatatatatatatatatatatatatatatatatatatatatatatatatatatatatatatatatatatatatatatatatatatatatatatatatatatatatatatatatatatatatatatatatatatatatatatatatatatatatatatatatatatatatatatatatatatatatatatatatatatatatatatatatatatatatatatatatatatatatatatatatatatatatatatatatatatatatatatatatatatatatatatatatatatatatatatatatatatatatatatatatatatatatatatatatatatatatatatatatatatatatatatatatatatatatatatatatatatatatatatatatatatatatatatatatatatatatatatatatatatatatatatatatatatatatatatatatatatatatatatatatatatatatatatatatatatatatatatatatatatatatatatatatatatatatatatatatatatatatatatatatatatatatatatatatatatatatatatatatatatatatatatatatatatatatatatatatatatatatatatatatatatatatatatatatatatatatatatatatatatatatatatatatatatatatatatatatatatatatatatatatatatatatatatatatatatatatatatatatatatatatatatatatatatatatatatatatatatatatatatatatatatatatatatatatatatatatatatatatatatatatatatatatatatatatatatatatatatatatatatatatatatatatatatatatatatatatatatatatatatatatatatatatatatatatatatatatatatatatatatatatatatatatatatatatatatatatatatatatatatatatatatatatatatatatatatatatatatatatatatatatatatatatatatatatatatatatatatatatatatatatatatatatatatatatatatatatatatatatatatatatatatatatatatatatatatatatatatatatatatatatatatatatatatatatatatatatatatatatatatatatatatatatatatatatatatatatatatatatatatatatatatatatatatatatatatatatatatatatatatatatatatatatatatatatatatatatatatatatatatatatatatatatatatatatatatatttcgggATTAACTAAATTAGaacaagaaattaaataatatgttagtggctataataatatataaagagTAGGGATAGAAGCATCAATTTTGGGCCTTTGAGCCCATTTTCTGCTGCTGGAATTTTTAGGCCTTTAGGactattttctttcaaaatattctgTGTTTACACTTTATGTATATTCTGGTATATAGATCGTACAGGACCCCACTTTGGACCTTCTACGCCTgcatttttgttgaaaattatattctttattttattcctgcgttttcacattttttttgcaCATGTGTATCGTATATTAAGTTTGTATATTAATGTATACGGCCGGTATATCCATTTGTTTTGAGCCTTTGGAGGCCTGTAAACTTAATTCCCAGCAGTATACTTGCTTCTCTCAACATGTACATCAATTTCGAAAAGGCTGACTTACTCGGGGGGGATTAAGCCCTCGTGGCTCGATGGGGGAATGCAAAACGGGACGTGGAGTCCAATAGGATCCCAGAAGAGTTcacagaaaaaaagaaagatacaTTAGCAAGATTTAATTGCAGCAACTaatgaaaaaaacatatttaaaggATTATGATATTTACTCGATCAAACAAACAAACCACACATAAAAGAGAATCACACTCaaataaatgtatgaaaatcTTGGCAATACAAGCAATAGATTTGCCataagggaaaaataaataaactagctcataaattaatatttccTCCATTTTCTCCTCCATAAACCCGCATACAATTTCCCCCcgtaaataaaataactaacaGCAAACTTCATGTAATGGAACAATCATTTTGTGGTATTGAACAAATGATGAATGAgaattttatgttataatgcTCAAAATATAATCCAAAACCAAGCAAAAGTAATATAAATCCCTATACTAAAAGAGTGAATCTTTGAACATTCTGCATATGAGCTAAAGTAgcagataaataaaatatcacttgATATCATATGCAGAAAATTAGACATGCATAACAAAGACATTTGATACTTTCGGAACTCTAAATAGAAAGGAAAAGGGATTCGAAAAACAACACATATGTGCTAGCGATTTCATTTAACAGAGAAAAATTCTTTCACATTCTAGCCGACTAAATTCATACAGAACAATGATATTGACAAGAGCATTTCTGGTATTCCATGTTACCAAACACCAAATCCATTTAATAATGCCAGCAGAAACAAACCAAaggaagaaaaattaatttttgaagacGTATTAAGCAGGGGAATCAAAGAAAGGTTGAAGTGCAATCACGACAATACGAAAATTGATCTTAACACTTACAAGTACAGTTTCATAGGCTAACTTGGGGCAATGAGTAGAACAATATGAT
Proteins encoded:
- the LOC107032720 gene encoding uncharacterized protein LOC107032720 isoform X2, which gives rise to MVVRTEKVPYLVFGGLRGTGPYAPVRVLRQLGGKQDLPQIADMRKYATDHENGRVAFAEDMCRMWRSRRVLGEPVPNRFFQECLREYKEWLKKSLAGTIEHGPNFPIIIADVGANHQVQLHRHQDKFDRNELEHQRRHSENAKVVARLKQELRRARQVMAQLDDSMEHQIQSIEGLRHQEGARLERDRLRANIYAMWEEVNITKRTRLDEG
- the LOC107032720 gene encoding uncharacterized protein LOC107032720 isoform X1, which encodes MVTIPDPFLKVWWRFMNNDDKMIVQKRIGYLQSLLEMNAWPGLIGTMVKFWDSENMVFWFGEVELTPTIQKVLISYESVAMCNKRKRHPNTDLLYPIIWDFAKIREKFSLVKAEWMNKLPGPNIPFRELHYRFGCERAYEKYKYEFLSKEKWNEMCPLTFAICLLGTIVFPQGPKYTIHPSVFMVSHSIFYEVDYKTLTKYYTLGPMILADIYRALDKFQSGECFFQVCNLIQHLWMMRHLIKTHNPKEPDPLRWSDELHGHDWWLYHNRCNKIGGEIFVYSKLRGLRDENV